One Onychomys torridus chromosome 17, mOncTor1.1, whole genome shotgun sequence genomic window carries:
- the LOC118569205 gene encoding small nuclear ribonucleoprotein E-like, whose amino-acid sequence MANHGQGQKVQKVMVQPINLIFRYLQNRSRIQVWLYEQVNMRIEGCIIGFDEYMNLILDDAEEIHSKTKSRKQLGQIMLKGDNITLLQSVSN is encoded by the coding sequence ATGGCAAACCACGGCCAGGGCCAGAAGGTGCAGAAGGTGATGGTGCAGCCCATCAACCTCATCTTCAGATACTTGCAAAATAGGTCTCGGATTCAGGTCTGGCTGTATGAGCAAGTGAATATGCGGATAGAGGGTTGTATTATTGGCTTTGATGAGTACATGAACCTCATATTAGATGATGCAGAAGAAATTCACTCTAAAACAAAGTCAAGGAAACAACTGGGTCAGATCATGCTGAAAGGAGACAATATTACTCTGCTCCAGAGTGTTTCCAACTAG